A single genomic interval of Helicoverpa armigera isolate CAAS_96S chromosome 22, ASM3070526v1, whole genome shotgun sequence harbors:
- the LOC110371709 gene encoding uncharacterized protein LOC110371709 translates to MSDSSEEEDLSRFREVVDTSFTKLINESRGQTTSQTHESKKEKPKSERYLEEASHYNDVKVPEEMQKRIGAKVSAIIQKKIEFVDMENHIKKRKIKGGVKLFKESEGFLTCEEAKDTYTEGHNEKSKKLKTKRRQIDAEESINEDDKVSAVAVSGDYVLGKEETKLWKSRRKEKLFKYKGQKNSKVLTAVV, encoded by the exons ATGTCAGATTCTTCGGAAGAAGAGGATCTTTCTCGATTCAGAGAAGTTGTGGACACATCTTTCACTAAACTGATAAACGAATCTCGAGGACAAACGACAAGTCAGACACATGAGAGCA aaaaagaaaaaccGAAATCTGAAAGATATTTAGAAGAAGCATCCCATTATAATGATGTGAAGGTTCCAGAAGAGATGCAAAAGCGGATTGGTGCCAAAGTATCTGCAATTATACAgaagaaaattgaatttgttgACATGGAAAATCATATAAA AAAAAGGAAGATCAAAGGTGGAGTAAAACTATTCAAGGAATCAGAAGGGTTTTTGACATGTGAAGAAGCTAAGGATACCTACACTGAGGGCCACAATGAGAAATCTAAAAAACTCAAAACGAAAAGAAGGCAAATTGATGCAGAAGAGAGTATAAACGAAGATG ATAAAGTGAGTGCTGTTGCAGTAAGTGGAGATTATGTTTTGGGTAAAGAAGAGACAAAATTATGGAAATCTAGAAGAAAAGAGAAGCTTTTCAAATATAAAGGACAGAAGAACAGTAAAGTTTTGACAGCTGTGGTATAG
- the LOC110371741 gene encoding mitochondrial import inner membrane translocase subunit Tim22, with product MSLIFRPPTDPNLSKFVENNDYDSLAKYLVGNNYRFRENIIIPRILGPVIIKTNEEKMIEATIESCPFKSITSCIIGYGLGAAVGLFTSSLMPNVSVTDPNAMQTQSAREILREMRTSMLSYAKNFAILGAVFSGVECCIESARGKTDWKNGTYAGGVTGGLIGLRGGLRAGIFGAAGFAAFSTVIDYYMHQR from the exons ATGTCTTTAATATTTCGACCGCCGACAGACCCGAATTTGTCTAAATTTGTGGAAAACAACGACTATGACTCCCTCGCTAAGTACCTTGTGGGTAACAACTACAGATTTCGCGAGAATATTATAATACCGAGGATCCTTGGGCCAGTGATTATTAAAACGAATGAGGAAAAGATGATTGAAGCCACTATTGAAAGCTGCCCCTTTAAATCCATCACTAGTTGCattattg GCTACGGTCTTGGCGCAGCAGTGGGTCTATTTACATCTTCGCTAATGCCAAACGTATCAGTGACAGACCCCAATGCAATGCAGACACAATCCGCACGAGAGATATTACGAGAAATGAGGACATCTATGCTAAGTTACGCAAAGAATTTTGCTATCCTCGGTGCTGTGTTCTCCGGCGTGGAATGTTGTATAGAGTCTGCGAGAGGCAAAACGGATTGGAAAAATGGAACGTATGCTGGTGGAGTTACTGGTGGCCTAATAGGATTAAGAG GTGGCTTAAGGGCAGGTATATTTGGCGCCGCGGGCTTCGCAGCATTTTCGACAGTTATTGATTATTACATGCATCAACGTTGA
- the LOC110371738 gene encoding uncharacterized protein LOC110371738 yields the protein MKDPFVKDSVIDSPARESLRNVEGCYNKNIFKTSSFANSRRALQSGADKISRTFRSVRNTFGNLSQHFRLGGRRRHRLTEPVSPCRAPTTPVMKKKQILGRSPTKLYSPFGIETPHSRDFRMSPYMPDTPDHGLSPKRRKGVTHSWHILAKKRPRALFH from the exons ATGAAGGATCCTTTTGTTAAGGATTCGGTTATCGATTCGCCGGCTAGGGAGAGCCTCAGAAATGTAGAAGGCTGCTACAATAAGAATATATTCAAGACTAGTTCTTTTGCGAACTCCCGACGTGCATTGCAGTCTGGGGCAGACAAGATTTCAAGAACATTTCGAAGTGTAAGAAACACCTTCGGGAATCTGTCACAG CATTTCAGATTGGGAGGCAGGCGTCGTCACCGGCTGACAGAGCCTGTATCTCCTTGCAGGGCTCCAACAACACCCGTTATGAAGAAGAAGCAG ATACTAGGCAGGAGTCCTACAAAGCTGTACAGCCCGTTTGGCATAGAGACGCCTCACAGCCGGGACTTCAGGATGTCACCATACATGCCTGACACACCAGACCATGG TTTGTCACCGAAGCGACGCAAGGGCGTCACCCACTCGTGGCATATCTTGGCCAAGAAGAGACCTCGAGCGCTCTTCCATTGA